The following proteins come from a genomic window of Nostoc sp. ATCC 53789:
- a CDS encoding acetate kinase, whose protein sequence is MKILVLNAGSSTQKSCLYEIADEAFSTEASQPLWEGKINWTQDRGVAEIEVKTATGATLQESISDDSPQAHLTYMLHTLTDGATKVIDRLSEIDVVGHRIVHGGQDYRDSVVITEDVKKAIASLSNLAPAHNPVALEGIEAIEEILKDVTQVAVFDTGFHATLPDAAAIYPGPYEWVEQGIRRYGFHGISHQYCSQRAAQILGRDVPPERLITCHLGNGCSLAAIKNGRSIDTTMGFTPLEGLMMGSRSGSVDPGILIYLLRYCDYSVEKLDEILNKASGLKGISGVSSDMREVREAMSTTGYANAQGNSRAQLAWDIYVHRLRSAIGAMLTSLGGLDALVFTAGVGEHSAEIRQAACEAFGFLGLKLDLQKNQQQPVDEDIATTDSAVRVLVIHTQEDWAIAGQCWQLLQK, encoded by the coding sequence ATGAAGATATTGGTGCTGAATGCCGGATCGAGTACCCAAAAGAGTTGTCTGTATGAGATTGCAGATGAGGCTTTCTCCACCGAAGCATCTCAACCCCTTTGGGAAGGGAAAATCAACTGGACTCAAGATCGCGGTGTAGCAGAAATTGAAGTGAAAACTGCTACAGGTGCAACACTGCAAGAATCAATTTCTGATGATTCCCCACAGGCACACCTCACCTATATGCTTCATACACTTACTGATGGTGCTACCAAAGTAATAGATCGGTTGTCAGAAATCGATGTGGTGGGGCATCGGATAGTACATGGTGGACAGGATTATCGAGATAGTGTAGTAATTACTGAGGATGTCAAAAAGGCGATCGCTAGCTTATCTAACCTCGCTCCAGCACATAATCCAGTAGCTTTGGAAGGTATAGAAGCAATTGAAGAAATCTTAAAAGATGTCACCCAAGTAGCAGTCTTTGATACTGGATTTCATGCCACTCTCCCCGATGCAGCCGCAATCTATCCCGGCCCTTATGAGTGGGTAGAGCAAGGAATCCGTCGCTATGGGTTTCATGGTATCAGTCACCAATACTGTTCTCAACGTGCTGCCCAAATTCTCGGTCGAGATGTTCCACCTGAGCGGTTAATTACCTGTCATCTGGGCAATGGTTGCTCTTTAGCAGCAATTAAAAACGGCCGCAGTATTGATACCACAATGGGATTCACGCCCTTAGAAGGATTGATGATGGGTAGTCGTTCTGGTTCAGTTGATCCGGGAATTCTGATTTATCTGTTGCGGTATTGCGATTATTCCGTCGAAAAGTTGGATGAGATATTAAATAAAGCTTCTGGATTAAAGGGAATTTCGGGTGTATCTAGCGATATGCGCGAAGTGAGAGAAGCGATGTCTACGACGGGCTACGCCAACGCTCAAGGTAATTCCCGCGCTCAATTGGCGTGGGATATCTACGTGCATCGTCTACGTTCTGCGATCGGTGCAATGCTTACCAGTTTGGGTGGATTAGATGCTTTGGTGTTTACAGCAGGTGTAGGTGAACACTCTGCGGAAATTCGCCAAGCCGCCTGTGAAGCTTTTGGTTTTTTGGGATTGAAACTTGATCTTCAGAAAAATCAACAGCAGCCTGTGGATGAAGATATTGCTACAACTGACTCAGCAGTACGGGTATTAGTTATTCATACTCAAGAAGATTGGGCGATCGCCGGGCAATGTTGGCAACTTTTGCAAAAATAA